The sequence GCGAGCAGCCGCCCGGGTAATCCGTGGCGCAGGCGGACGAAGGGAATGTCGGCCAATGTGACTTTGGCATCCCGGGCATCGATGGGCCGGTTTTCCGGCGGATGGGTGTAAATCACACGGCTGTAAGGCGTGGGGTAATAAAACTCCTGATTCGATTCGTACGGCGTGCACACGAGCACGTGGGACAGCCGGTCCTGGAGCCTGCCGTAGAGGGAAAGTGCATAGCCCGCGTAGTAACCCATGGTCTTACGTCCGCCGGCGATGGACACATGGAGCGCCACTTCTTCCGAGGCCGTGAGCTGGCGAATGCGCTCGGTCAGGAAGTCCGCTACCCGTTCGTTGTCCTCTTGCGTGCGAATGTCCTCCAGCGCACCGCCTTCCGGCCCGCTCAGCACATGAATGCGCGTTTCGTCGAAAGCGATCCCCTTGAGTTTGTAATCCAGACACAGGCGATGGAACCAGCCGGGATCCTTCGAAAGGAGCGTAAGGCGCGCCCGCTCGGCGCCTTCGGCCGTAGTGATCAGGTGCACTTCGGTGGGGACGAAGGCCGGCCTGCCCTCGGTCCTCACCGCGAGGGCATAGAGCGTCTCCGTCACCACCTGGGGCGAAAGCCCGGTCACCGCCAGCAGGATGCGGCGCGGGTAACGGTCGGGGCGCATCGGATCAAGTTCGCTCATCGCCGGACAATGTCGCAGAAATTTTTACCTCGCGGGCAACTTGCAAGCTTGCGAGGGTGTAGTGCCCGAGGCCCATGGTCGCGCCCGCACCGGCATGGGTCCACTGCCCCAGCCACAGGTAAGGCCAGAAGGGTGCGAGGTCTTGGCCGTCGATGTCGATCCGCCCCACCAGGCCGCCCAATCGCATGAGGGTTTTTTGACGCGCCGAATATCGAGTCCAGTCCTTCCAGGCGAGCTCGCTTCGGGTCGCGATCGTCTCGGCGTGAGTCACCAGAGCCTTGAAATCGGTCTCGAGCGGCGTATCGGTATGAAAGTAGGTGAGCATGGAGATCCGGCGCAGTAGGTTGCGGAATAAGTCCGAGAAGCGGAACTCCGCGGCGCCCACGTGGCGCCCGTCGCGTTTGATGCGCAGGGGCGTGTGCAGGTGGATGGTGATCGCCGGGGGCACGGGAGGCACTGGGACCGGCAAGGGTGGAAGGGGCGCGAGCACTCCGCCCTCCTCGTAAATTTTTATCCAGGCGCTGGAGCCCGGCGCCTCCTCCTGGCACACGCGCCGCAGCATCAACCGATTGCCGGCGATCCCCCGTTCGCCCGAGGCAGCGCGCGTCAAGGCGTACAGAATGGCCGCGAGATGGCGGTTCGCATCGCCGAACAAGGTCAAAAGAAGGCTGACGCGCCCATCGTCGCCGGGCGCAGGTTCCGGACGCAGCGCAAACGGATGGGGAACGGCTTCGTAGCGACGCATCTTGGCCGCGTCGGGCGGCGGCGGCGTCTGAAAGACGTAGGGGTAGAGGCAAGTGCGGTATAGCAGGCAGCTTTCGCAGTGCCGCTCGCGGGTCACGCAGACAGCGCGTTTGAGCGCATGCCCAAAGGCGCCTCGCCAGGCGGAGCCCGGGAACTCGCCCAGGGTGACCGGCTTGTCGGCGGCGAACTCCAGCCGATAGGCCCCGATGGGAAGGTGCGGACGGCTCGTCCCCGGCTCCATATCCCCCAAGCGGCACGGTGAGGCCACATGGACCTTACCCGCCCTCCCTATGCAATGAAATGCATGAAACTCTGTCTTTTTATCGCGAGGAGACACGCCCCGCCATTATGGCAAGCTTGCGAAAGAAATGGAATGCATTTCATGCCAGGCGAGTGGCAGTCCTTCCGCGAGGTCCGTGCCGGGCAGGGGTCCCGGGGTCAGGGCTAGGCCAGAGGGAAAGGGTCGAGCGTTGTCTGCCGATTCGCTGGCTACCCGGTGATGCCGCGGGGATGGAGCGGCGGTAGCGCGAGGCTGCCTGTTTACAGGCTATCTCAAAATTGCCGGTGCGGTAGGGTGCGCTTCAGCGCACCGTCGCGACGCCTCCGGAACTGCGGTGCGTTTCGCTGCGCTCAACGCACCCTACCCAATTTTGAGGATAGGTTCTACCGTTGATACGTGCCCACCAGCTCCGCGACGGCAAGCACGTGCCCTTGCATGGCTTTTTCCAACTGGGCCTTGGTGGGCTTCTTCAGGTCCGGCAGCACCGTGTCCAGGGCGTAGAGCTTGTGGAAGTAGCGGTGGCGGCCGATGGGCGGGCAAGGGCCCCCGTAGCCCGTGCGCTTCCAGTCGTTCAAGCCCTCCAGGGTGCCCGGCGGCAGCTTGGCGCCCACCGCCTCCGGCAGTCCGGTGGCGGTGGGCGGGATGTTGTAGAGCACCCAGTGCACCCAGGTCATCTTGGGCGCCTTGGGATCGGGGGCGTCCGGGTCGTCCACGATGAGCGCGAGGCTCTTCGCGCCAGCGGGCACGCCCGTCCAGGCGAGGGGCGGCGATACGTCCTCCCCGTCGCAGGTGTATTTCCTCGGAATTTGCCCCTGGTGGGAAAACGCGCTGGAAGTGAGCGTGAGCGTCATGGCAGCCTCCTTGGCGCCGCCCGTCGCGATGGGGGCGGCGCCGGCCAACACGGCGAGCAGGGCAAGGCCTATCATGGCCCCGCGCCGCCGCAGACAGTTTGTCGAATGCGGCATCCTCCGCGCCCCGGCCATCCGCCCGGCCCCTCAGAGCTCGGCGAGCATGGCCTCGGCGCTCGAGACCTCGAACTTGCCCGGCTGCTCCACCTTGAGCTTTTTCACCACGCCGTCCTCTACCAGCATGGCGTAGCGTTGGGAGCGGACGCCCATGTTGCGGGCGGTCAAGTCCAGTTCCAGGCCCAGCTTGCGGGTGTAGTCCCCGTTGCCGTCAGCCAGCATGCGCACCTTGCCGAGGGCCTTCTGCTCCCTGGCCCAGGCGCCCATGACGAAAGCATCGTTCACCGAAATGCACCAGATCTCGTCGATGCCTTTGCTCTTGAGCTTTTCGTAATTCGCGACGAAGCCGGGCACGTGCTTGGCGGAGCAGGTGGGCGTGAACGCCCCGGGCAGCCCGAAGATGACGATGCGCTTGCCCTTCGCGAGGTCCGCGACGCGAAAGTCGTTGGGGCCGACGGCGCAGCCCGGCTGCTCGGTTTCCACGTACTCGGTGAGGATGCCGTCGGGAAGGCGATCGCCGACTTGGATGGGCATGGGGTTCTCCTTTGTTCCGATCGGGACGATTTTCATCTTAGCGCCACCGCCGATCCCTTTCCACCCGCGCCGCCTGCCGTACAATGATGGGCCAGAGGTCCGGTCACTTCCTGCCTGGCATCCATGCCTTCCGCCCGTTTCCAACGCGCCCTGGCCCTGATCGACGCGCTCCACCGCCAGGACCCCCACACCGAGGTGGTGGACGGGGTTCCGCGGCCGGGCGAAGCCCTCTACGCCGAGCGCATGGGCGCCTGGGTGGAGCGGCTGCGGCCGGAGGCCTCCGAGCCGCTCAAGCTGGCGGCCCGCTGCCAGCACCTGAAGCGCTGGGCCATCCCTCGGGACAGCTACCCCATGGACCGCGCCGGCTATCACCGGTGGCGGACGGCCCAGGCCGAGGCCCACGCCCGGCTGGCGGGGGAGCTCCTCAAGGAGGCGGGCTACGAGGAGATGACCGTCGCCCGGGTCCAGTCCTTGATCCGCAAGGAGCGGCTGCGCCGGGACCCGGAAGCCCAGTGCCTGGAGGACGCGGCGTGTCTCGTGTTCCTGGAGCACGCCCTGCCGGGCTTCGCCCGCCGGCATGACGAGGCCCAGGTGATCGACATCCTGCGCAAGACCTGGAACAAGATGTCGCCCCGGGCGCGGGAAGAGGCCCTGGGGCTCGAACTCGCGCCGCAAACCCGCGCCCTGGTGGAGCGGGCGCTCTCAAGCGGCTGACCGCTCGCGCCCGTGCCGCGCCAAGGCCCAGGCCACGTGGGCCCGCACTAGAGCTGACGGATGGTCGCGCCGCGCTTCCAGCGCCGCCACCACCTCCGGTGTGGTGGCGGCGTTGCCCAGGGCCACCGCGATATTGCGCAGCCACCGCTCGTAGCCCAGGCGTCGGATGGGGCTGCCGGCGAAGCGTTCGAGAAACTGCTGCTCGCTCCAGCCGAAAAGCGCCGCGAGGCTCGCGTCGTCCAGCCCGTTCCTCACGGCGAAATCCGGCTCGGGGGAGGTCTTGGCGAACCGGGTCCAAGGACAGACGAGCTGGCAATCGTCGCAGCCGTAGATGCGGTTGCCCATCAGGGGGCGCAGGGCTTCGGGAATCTCTCCCTTGTGCTCGATGGTCAGGTAGGAGATGCAGCGGCGGGCATCGATCCGGTAAGGGGCAATGATGGCCCGGGTGGGGCAGGCGTCGATGCAGCGGGTGCAGGTGCCGCAGTGGTCCGGCTCGGGCGGGTCGGCGGGAAGGGGAAGATTGGTATAGATCTCGCCCAAGAAGAACCAGGAACCCGCGTCCCGGGCGAGGAGCAGGGTGTGCTTACCCCGCCACCCCACGCCGGCGCGGGCCGCGAGCTCCACTTCCATCACGGGGGCGCTGTCGGCGAAAGCCCGCCAGGCGAACCCCTCCACGTGCCGGGCGATGCGGCGCGCAAGCTGCGCCAGCCGCGTTCGCACCACCTTGTGGTAGTCCCGCCCCAGGGCGTAACGGGACACGAAGGCACGCTGGGAATCCCCGAGCACGGCCCAGCTATCCCGCGCCCCGGGCGGCAGGTAGTTCATCCGCGCGCTGATGACCGACACGGTGCCGGGCACCAGGGCCGCGGGGCGGCTGCGCTTGACCCCATGGCGTGCCATATAATCCATGTCGCCGTGGTAGCCGTGGGCGAGCCACGCTAGAAGCCGCGCTTCGGCTTCCTCCAGGTGGGCCCGCGCGATGCCCACGTGCTGAAACCCCAGCGCGCGGCCCCAGTCCTTGATGGCCTGGGCGAGGGCCGCGCCCTCGAGCCGCTCGTCGTAGAGGGTGTCGCTTTGCATACTTCCCATCATACCGAGGACGGGCCCCGTTTTTCCCGCTTCCTGCCCGACGAGGAGGCGACCCTCGCCCTGGGCGGAGCCCTCGCTGCCTGCGTGCTCCCGGGCCTTCGCCTCTACCTGGGCGGCGACCTGGGCGCCGGCAAGACCACTCTGGTACGGGGGCTGCTGCGAGCCCTCGGCTACCGGGGAAAAGTGAAAAGCCCGACCTTTACCCTGGTTGAACCTTATGCTATCTCTAACTTAGACTTATATCATTTTGATTTTTATCGTTTCGACGATCCGGCAGAATGGGAACAGGCGGGGTTTCGCGAGTATTTCCATCCACGCTCGGTGTGCGTGGTGGAGTGGCCGGAGAAGGCGGGCGAGCTTCTTCCTCCGCCCGACCTGGATATCCGGCTCGCCTTTCAAGGATCGGGCCGAATCGCCCGCTTCGCCGCCCCCACGCCCACAGGTGAACGGTGCATCGAACGGTTGAACGCCCACTACGCCGGCTGAAACGCCCCCCGCGCATTTCCGCGGGCCGCCTTTTCGCCGCCCTCCTGCCGTTGCTCCTCTTGCTCGCCTCCCCTGCCCAAGCGGCGGAGGTGCCCGTGACCGCGGTGCGGGTGTGGCCGGCCGAGGAATACACCCGGGTCACCCTGGAGCTGCCGGTCCAAGTCGCCTATACCGTGTTCACCCTGGAGGATCCCCACCGCCTGGTGATCGACCTGGAGGGCGTGGCGCTTTCCCCGGCATTGGCGGCCCTGCCCGACAAGGTGACAGCCGCCGACCCCTACATCCGGGGAATCCGGGTGGGCCGGTTCAAGCCCGGGACCGTGCGCGTGGTGCTGGACCTGAAGCAGCAGGTCAACCCCCAGGCGTTTCCCTTGAAGCCCATCGGCGAATACGGCCACCGGCTGGTGGTGGACGTGTACCCCCTCACCCCCGTCGATCCCCTC is a genomic window of Burkholderiales bacterium containing:
- the cas6_1 gene encoding CRISPR-associated protein Cas6, which encodes MEPGTSRPHLPIGAYRLEFAADKPVTLGEFPGSAWRGAFGHALKRAVCVTRERHCESCLLYRTCLYPYVFQTPPPPDAAKMRRYEAVPHPFALRPEPAPGDDGRVSLLLTLFGDANRHLAAILYALTRAASGERGIAGNRLMLRRVCQEEAPGSSAWIKIYEEGGVLAPLPPLPVPVPPVPPAITIHLHTPLRIKRDGRHVGAAEFRFSDLFRNLLRRISMLTYFHTDTPLETDFKALVTHAETIATRSELAWKDWTRYSARQKTLMRLGGLVGRIDIDGQDLAPFWPYLWLGQWTHAGAGATMGLGHYTLASLQVAREVKISATLSGDERT
- a CDS encoding peroxiredoxin, which produces MPIQVGDRLPDGILTEYVETEQPGCAVGPNDFRVADLAKGKRIVIFGLPGAFTPTCSAKHVPGFVANYEKLKSKGIDEIWCISVNDAFVMGAWAREQKALGKVRMLADGNGDYTRKLGLELDLTARNMGVRSQRYAMLVEDGVVKKLKVEQPGKFEVSSAEAMLAEL
- the queG gene encoding epoxyqueuosine reductase; the encoded protein is MQSDTLYDERLEGAALAQAIKDWGRALGFQHVGIARAHLEEAEARLLAWLAHGYHGDMDYMARHGVKRSRPAALVPGTVSVISARMNYLPPGARDSWAVLGDSQRAFVSRYALGRDYHKVVRTRLAQLARRIARHVEGFAWRAFADSAPVMEVELAARAGVGWRGKHTLLLARDAGSWFFLGEIYTNLPLPADPPEPDHCGTCTRCIDACPTRAIIAPYRIDARRCISYLTIEHKGEIPEALRPLMGNRIYGCDDCQLVCPWTRFAKTSPEPDFAVRNGLDDASLAALFGWSEQQFLERFAGSPIRRLGYERWLRNIAVALGNAATTPEVVAALEARRDHPSALVRAHVAWALARHGRERSAA